A single genomic interval of Zingiber officinale cultivar Zhangliang chromosome 4A, Zo_v1.1, whole genome shotgun sequence harbors:
- the LOC121970666 gene encoding pentatricopeptide repeat-containing protein At5g65560-like, whose protein sequence is MRRLSPAIVCAGKTVPSVLPLPSPSELFSSLYCSTSAAAAAAAADVTETPLETNNSSHLISCLSDILSRRNWFESGTLRSLAPSVTPAVVAELLRGRFIDAESAFAFFNWIGRRPGFSHTVDSYASLVYSLLRSKSCFNIEKVVIFMLKSCGSAEEVCSALETFKAVRREGGGVGFNPSIRCYNSLLLSLSRFGMVEDMKDIYRNIEEDQILPDIVTYNTMIKYYSKEKNLAEAYQLLGGLRKAGLVPDTFTWNSLMLGHCRQKNLGRACWIFMMMPQMGCSRNEFSYTILIQGLCQCCRVGESLSLFRGMGSDTYQPNIHTYTVMIDGLCKAGELESAEKLFHAMFDRGLVPSTVTYNALLDGYCKRGNLEAAFSVLELMESKGCKPDVCTYSQIINCLCMENRLDDAEALLAEVVAKGTVANGFTYSALIDKYCKCGKTNDGLRVMEFMELNGCKPDAWIFTMVIDGLCKESRLEDAEKMLCRMLEKGLVLSVVTYTALIDGLCKREKLDEALKVVEKMESSGCQPNVWTYNSLIYGFCQVRHVHKAMILLSKMLESGPPPNTITYTNLINCQCKEGYIDDAFRLLNAMEAKGLSADQQTYTILIDTLCKHGRVEEAHSLITSLTVKCIRPNKIMYTALIDGLCKSGMIDLAHSLLEKMISDDCLPDYYTYSVLIDGFCKEKKLEEALSLLENMLDKGIEPTAVTSTILIDEMLKRGEYNRANMMLARMFTSGSKPTAFTYTAFIRAYCSEGRVQEAESIITKMKNEGVLPDVITYHTLINGFGTMGYLDQAFCTLKQMIDSACEPDYWTYSVLLKHFLYWKQNNVTFISSISGLWTVVEVARVMDLLEELHKYGCTPDLITFGSFISGFCKVGRLEEACVLFSHMKNEGLSPTGDIYTSLISCCCKSKMYTEASTYINSMVEGGHLPLLESYQIILSGLCDEEQFEQAKLFFTDLLGKGYNSDEIVWKVLIKGILEKGYVELFSEMFNIMKESNCLPTTETSDLIAKYTVKEVNEEINVLES, encoded by the coding sequence ATGAGAAGGTTGTCACCGGCTATCGTCTGCGCCGGCAAGACTGTCCCATCCGTTCTTCCTCTGCCCTCTCCCAGCGAgcttttctcttctctctattgttccacctccgccgccgccgccgccgccgccgcagatGTAACCGAGACTCCTCTGGAGACGAATAATAGCTCGCATCTGATATCCTGCCTCTCTGACATCCTCTCGCGTCGGAACTGGTTCGAAAGCGGGACTTTGCGAAGCTTAGCCCCCTCTGTCACCCCGGCTGTTGTCGCCGAGCTCCTCCGCGGACGCTTCATTGATGCTGAGTCCGCCTTCGCCTTCTTCAATTGGATTGGGAGGCGTCCTGGTTTTAGCCACACCGTAGACTCTTATGCGTCTCTGGTTTATTCCCTTCTCCGATCGAAGTCTTGTTTCAACATCGAGAAAGTTGTCATCTTTATGCTCAAATCTTGCGGTTCAGCCGAAGAAGTGTGCTCTGCGTTAGAAACCTTCAAGGCCGTTAGACGAGAAGGTGGCGGTGTTGGATTCAATCCCTCAATCCGATGCTATAACTCTCTGTTGTTGTCACTTTCTAGGTTTGGGATGGTTGAGGACATGAAAGACATTTACCGAAATATAGAAGAAGATCAAATTTTGCCTGACATTGTTACTTACAATACAATGATTAAATATTACAGCAAGGAAAAGAATCTGGCTGAAGCGTACCAACTTCTTGGTGGTTTACGGAAAGCAGGTTTAGTTCCAGATACATTTACTTGGAATTCCTTGATGTTAGGTCACTGTAGACAGAAGAATTTAGGCAGAGCTTGTTGGATTTTTATGATGATGCCACAGATGGGTTGCTCTAGGAATGAATTTTCTTATACCATTCTCATCCAAGGGCTTTGTCAATGTTGTAGAGTTGGTGAATCTTTGAGCTTGTTCAGAGGCATGGGAAGTGATACTTACCAACCCAACATCCATACGTACACAGTGATGATAGACGGTCTTTGCAAGGCAGGTGAGCTTGAGTCTGCTGAAAAATTGTTCCATGCGATGTTTGATAGAGGTTTAGTTCCTAGCACTGTGACATACAATGCTCTGCTTGACGGGTACTGTAAGAGAGGGAATCTTGAAGCTGCTTTTTCAGTTTTGGAGCTAATGGAATCGAAGGGGTGTAAACCAGATGTTTGTACTTACTCACAGATCATTAATTGTCTTTGTATGGAGAACAGGCTTGATGATGCTGAGGCACTTCTGGCTGAGGTTGTTGCAAAGGGAACTGTTGCTAATGGTTTTACTTATAGTGCTCTCATAGACAAGTATTGCAAGTGCGGGAAGACCAATGATGGTTTGAGAGTTATGGAATTCATGGAACTAAATGGTTGTAAGCCAGATGCTTGGATATTTACAATGGTGATAGACGGCCTGTGCAAGGAGAGTAGACTAGAAGATGCTGAAAAAATGCTATGTCGGATGCTTGAGAAAGGATTGGTTCTGAGTGTCGTCACTTACACGGCTTTGATTGATGGACTTTGTAAAAGAGAGAAGTTGGATGAGGCACTCAAAGTGGTGGAGAAGATGGAATCAAGTGGGTGTCAACCTAATGTTTGGACTTACAATAGTCTAATTTATGGATTTTGTCAAGTGAGACATGTTCACAAGGCGATGATTTTGCTATCCAAGATGCTTGAGAGTGGGCCACCTCCCAACACAATCACATACACCAACTTAATCAATTGCCAATGCAAGGAAGGCTATATAGACGATGCTTTTAGATTACTTAATGCAATGGAGGCAAAAGGTTTGTCTGCTGATCAGCAGACATATACTATTTTGATAGATACCCTCTGCAAACATGGTAGAGTAGAAGAAGCTCATTCTCTAATTACTTCGCTGACTGTTAAATGCATAAGACCAAACAAGATCATGTACACAGCCTTAATTGATGGTCTATGCAAATCAGGAATGATTGATCTTGCTCATTCCTTGCTGGAGAAAATGATATCAGATGATTGCTTGCCAGACTACTACACCTATAGTGTCCTGATAGATGGATTTTGCAAAGAGAAAAAATTGGAAGAAGCCTTGTCATTGCTAGAGAACATGTTGGATAAAGGTATAGAACCTACGGCTGTGACTTCTACAATTCTAATAGATGAGATGCTCAAAAGAGGGGAGTACAATAGAGCCAACATGATGTTGGCTCGAATGTTTACTTCTGGTTCTAAGCCAACTGCTTTCACTTACACTGCATTCATTCGAGCCTATTGCAGCGAAGGGAGAGTACAAGAGGCAGAAAGTATtataacaaaaatgaaaaatgaaggaGTTCTTCCTGATGTGATAACATATCATACATTGATTAATGGGTTTGGAACTATGGGGTACCTGGATCAGGCATTTTGTACTCTAAAGCAAATGATTGATTCTGCATGTGAACCAGACTATTGGACATATTCAGTTCTCCTCAAACATTTTTTATATTGGAAACAGAATAATGTTACCTTTATTAGCAGTATTTCAGGATTGTGGACGGTAGTAGAAGTTGCAAGAGTTATGGATCTACTGGAAGAGCTACATAAATATGGTTGCACTCCTGATCTTATTACCTTTGGTTCTTTTATTTCAGGGTTCTGCAAAGTTGGCCGGTTGGAAGAAGCATGTGTTCTATTCTCTCATATGAAAAATGAAGGTTTATCTCCTACCGGAGATATCTACACTTCACTAATTAGTTGTTGCTGCAAATCAAAAATGTACACAGAGGCATCAACCTATATAAACTCAATGGTGGAAGGTGGCCATCTTCCTCTGCTGGAATCCTACCAGATTATTCTTTCTGGGCTTTGTGACGAGGAACAATTTGAGCAGGCAAAATTGTTTTTCACTGATTTACTAGGTAAAGGATACAACAGCGATGAAATTGTATGGAAGGTTCTCATTAAAGGTATACTTGAAAAAGGCTATGTGGAACTATTTAGTGAGATGTTTAACATCATGAAGGAATCAAATTGTTTACCGACTACTGAGACAAGTGATTTGATAGCAAAGTACACTGTGAAAGAAGTCAATGAGGAAATAAATGTACTAGAGTCATGA
- the LOC121972658 gene encoding skin secretory protein xP2-like — protein MYRAVALVVLLLAAVGSGMAEAPSQAPKASAPAAVATPSKAPAAAKTLSPANSPAASAPGESPASSPSAVADSPDISPSADSPAEDADAPAATPEGDSPASAPGPAGEASDEEHSWASPASAASFAGVAVAFVAAVAF, from the coding sequence ATGTATCGCGCCGTCGCTCTCGTCGTCCTGCTTCTGGCAGCCGTCGGCTCTGGCATGGCTGAGGCTCCCTCGCAGGCGCCGAAGGCCTCGGCCCCGGCTGCAGTTGCGACCCCTTCCAAGGCTCCGGCTGCTGCGAAGACTCTCTCCCCGGCGAATTCACCAGCTGCTTCCGCGCCAGGCGAGTCACCCGCTTCTTCCCCGTCAGCGGTGGCCGATTCGCCTGACATTTCCCCCTCCGCAGACTCGCCGGCGGAGGATGCGGACGCACCAGCTGCTACCCCGGAGGGTGACTCACCGGCGTCCGCACCAGGCCCGGCAGGAGAAGCGAGCGACGAGGAGCACAGCTGGGCGAGCCCTGCTTCCGCAGCGTCCTTCGCCGGAGTTGCGGTCGCATTCGTGGCGGCGGTTGCTTTTTAA
- the LOC121970667 gene encoding protease 2-like → MLGKRGLLPCALRRLLASSLFSSRSHSSCARQHPSLPSVKPPVAKKIPFTFSAHGKTWEDPYRWMSDTNDSDLVEYLSRENAYAEAFMADASRLHQRLVGEMRSRMPAKVSTPPECWGPWSYYQYIPEGKEYPVLCRRLRHLDSFAKAILSYMRSYREEILLDWNEIAEQYGYVHIGACRISPDHKLLAYTLDISGNESFSLQVKDLESGHVIPSSKVEGVVSLAWAGDSRCLLYTVCDETQRPYRVFSMQLGSDLVDKVLFTENDRSCCVDITSTKDGNFITINSNSRTSSEVYVINTKQVNDGLWLVRKRVSGVQYFLEHHYGFFYILTNAPLEGSNSTGDGYYLARCIAEKSSLAEWQVIVLPGQDTIFQDMDIFQEHLVLSIQQKGLPLSCSLNIPIDLDLEQHVELKDLNPWFFPVPSCLSSISPGSNHDFSSSIYRLVISSLVMPDVVVDYDMEKQDFTVLHQEEVVGLNGQVKSSSSDTTVFPNVGITEFQKDQYSDKRKWKRWTGLSEAFSCERIEVVSHDGFMVPLTILCAQKTKHNGESPCLLHGYGAYGEVLDKSWCSDHISLLLRGWILAYADVRGGGEGSSHQSGTRALKMNSIYDFVACGTYLVDKGFVHKNRLAAIGCSAGGLLVGAAINMHQNLFSAAILKVPFLDICNTLMNPSLPLTILDYDEFGDPRNPSEFQIIRHYSPYDNITQGCYPPVLVTASFHDSRVGVWEAAKWVARVREKTCRTCSRSVILKTNMNGGHFGEGGRYIHCDDTSFEYAFLIKAFGMLDDDK, encoded by the exons ATGCTGGGGAAACGAGGGCTTCTCCCTTGCGCTCTTCGCCGCCTCCTCGCTTCCTCTCTCTTCTCCTCGCGCTCGCATTCTTCTTGTGCCAGGCAACATCCTTCTCTCCCTTCCGTAAAACCCCCGGTGGCCAAGAAGATCCCCTTCACTTTCTCCGCCCATGGCAAAACCTGGGAGGATCCGTACCGTTGGATGTCCGACACCAATGACTCGGATCTCGTGGAGTACCTCAGCAGGGAGAACGCATACGCCGAGGCCTTCATGGCCGATGCCTCCAGACTCCACCAGAGATTGGTCGGGGAGATGAGGTCCAGGATGCCGGCCAAGGTCTCGACCCCACCGGAATGCTGGGGTCCCTG GTCTTACTATCAATATATTCCAGAAGGAAAGGAGTATCCAGTGCTGTGCCGGAGGCTAAGGCATCTTGACAGCTTTGCCAAAGCCATTCTAAGTTATATGAGATCTTACAGAGAGGAAATATTGCTTGATTGGAATGAAATTGCGGAACAATATG GTTATGTTCACATAGGTGCTTGTCGCATTTCTCCTGATCACAAACTCCTTGCGTACACATTGGATATTTCAGGCAATGAATCATTTTCACTTCAAGTTAAGGATCTTGAGTCTGGGCATGTTATCCCAAGTTCAAAAGTGGAGGGAGTTGTTAGCCTTGCATGGGCTGGAGACAGTAGATGTTTACTATATACTGTTTGTGATGAAACTCAACGACCGTATAG GGTGTTCTCCATGCAGCTGGGCTCAGATTTGGTAGACAAAGTGCTTTTTACAGAAAATGATAGGAGTTGCTGTGTAGACATTACAAGCACCAAAGATGGCAACTTTATCACTATAAATTCTAATTCAAGGACATCATCTGAG GTCTATGTTATCAACACCAAGCAAGTCAATGATGGGCTATGGTTAGTAAGGAAACGTGTTAGTGGTGTTCAGTACTTTTTGGAACATCATTATGGTTTCTTCTACATTCTTACTAATGCTCCTTTAGAAGGCAGTAATTCAACTGGTGATGGTTATTATTTAGCCAGATGCATAGCAGAAAAGTCATCACTAGCAGAATGGCAG GTTATTGTTCTCCCTGGACAAGATACCATCTTTCAGGATATGGATATTTTCCAAGAGCATCTGGTTCTCTCTATCCAACAAAAGGGGCTTCCCTTATCTTGCTCCCTAAATATTCCGATCGATTTGGATCTTGAG CAACATGTGGAACTCAAGGATCTGAATCCATGGTTTTTCCCTGTGCCTTCATGTCTTAGCAGCATATCACCAGGATCCAACCATGATTTCTCATCTTCCATTTACCGTCTCGTGATTTCCTCACTAGTG ATGCCAGATGTTGTAGTTGACTATGATATGGAGAAACAAGATTTTACTGTTCTTCATCAAGAAGAAGTAGTCGGTTTGAATGGCCAGGTTAAATCAAGTTCCTCTGACACGACTGTATTTCCAAATGTCGGTATCACTGAATTTCAGAAAGATCAGTATTCGGATAAGAGAAAGTGGAAGAGGTGGACTGGTCTTTCTGAAGCATTTTCATGTGAAAGAATAGAAGTTGTCTCGCATGACGGTTTCATGGTACCCCTGACTATTTTATGTGCACAGAAAACAAAACACAATGGTGAATCACCATGTCTCCTGCATGGGTATGGAGCTTATGGTGAGGTGTTGGATAAAAGCTGGTGTTCCGACCATATTAGTCTGCTATTGCGTGGCTGGATTCTTGCATATGCAGATGTgag GGGTGGAGGCGAAGGTTCATCTCATCAATCTGGAACTCGAGCATTGAAGATGAACTCAATTTATGATTTTGTAGCATGTGGAACATACCTTGTGGATAAGGGCTTTGTTCATAAGAATAGGCTTGCTGCTATTGGCTGCAGTGCAGGCGGCCTACTAGTTGGTGCAGCTATTAATATGCATCAGAATCTATTTTCAGCTGCCATTTTGAAG GTCCCTTTTCTTGATATTTGCAACACGTTGATGAATCCTAGTTTGCCTCTCACAATATTGGACTATGATGAGTTTGGCGATCCTAGAAACCCGTCGGAGTTCCAGATAATCAGACATTATTCTCCATATGACAACATTACACAGGGCTGTTATCCTCCAGTTCTTGTCACAGCATCCTTTCATGACTCGAG GGTAGGAGTCTGGGAAGCTGCTAAATGGGTGGCAAGAGTGAGGGAGAAGACATGTCGAACCTGTTCGCGGTCAGTGATTCTAAAAACAAACATGAATGGTGGACATTTCGGTGAAGGCGGCCGATACATCCATTGTGATGATACTTCTTTTGAATATGCATTTCTGATCAAAGCTTTCGGAATGCTGGACGATGACAAGTAG
- the LOC121970669 gene encoding protein TIC 20-v, chloroplastic-like, translated as MAAASSSPPPPFLIYSPLNPRSPLLVIHRFRLLPNLPLRRRPRRLASLSVCAAKNGDNDDAAPPDRLLSAACYLYPFLDGVQYGRFVLTQFPVFQVALQPLVPAIRLFHSSPLTPFLLFLALYFVVVRNPSRFSRYVRFNTMQAIVLDVLLIFPDLLERSFSPSSGIGLDLLQVLDSTVFLFLLVSLVYGSTTCLLGQVPRLPIVAEAAERQVM; from the coding sequence ATGGctgctgcttcttcttctcctcctcctccattcCTCATCTACTCTCCTCTCAACCCCCGCTCGCCCCTCCTCGTCATCCACCGCTTCCGCCTCCTCCCGAATCTGCCTCTCCGCCGCCGACCTCGCCGCCTCGCCTCCCTCTCCGTCTGCGCCGCCAAGAACGGCGACAACGACGACGCCGCCCCCCCGGACCGCCTCCTATCCGCCGCCTGCTACCTCTACCCCTTCCTCGACGGTGTCCAGTACGGCCGCTTCGTGCTCACCCAGTTCCCGGTGTTCCAGGTCGCCCTTCAGCCCCTCGTCCCGGCCATCCGCCTCTTCCACTCCTCCCCGCTCACGcccttcctccttttccttgccCTCTACTTTGTCGTCGTCCGCAACCCTTCTAGGTTCAGCCGCTACGTCCGGTTCAACACGATGCAGGCGATCGTCCTCGACGTCCTCCTCATCTTCCCCGACCTACTGGAGCGCTCCTTCAGTCCTAGCAGCGGGATCGGGTTGGATCTGCTCCAGGTCCTCGACAGCaccgtcttcctcttcctcctcgtcTCGCTTGTCTATGGATCGACTACTTGCCTTTTGGGGCAGGTGCCGCGGCTGCCGATCGTCGCCGAGGCCGCCGAGAGGCAGGTCATGTGA